A region of Papilio machaon chromosome 14, ilPapMach1.1, whole genome shotgun sequence DNA encodes the following proteins:
- the LOC106713941 gene encoding G-protein coupled receptor moody isoform X2, with protein sequence MDILNITDDATSSVRPSELSKFSPGLLTFAAVVTGFIMVIGLFGNLLTVVALIKCPKVRNVAAAFIISLCIADFLFCAMVLPFAISGFWTRTWSHGGALCKLVPFLRYGNVGVSLLSIALITLNRYIMIAHHSWYARVYRKHNIALMIVFSWMFSYGMQIPTLLGIWGKFDYDPELGTCSIMPDDLGHSSKTALFVIAFIVPALLIFICYARIFWVVHSSEQRMREHQRSQHSGPGTLNNTEKRSTVKDNRDSKARRNEWRITKMVLAIFLSFLVCYLPITIAKVADSHVHYPIFHIAGYLLLYASACVNPIIYVIMNAQYRAAYAAALCCRLPLPGLTSGAYPSSPACRHPHTSAVASYVRT encoded by the exons atggacATTTTGAATATCACCGACGATGCGACCTCTAGTGTGCGACCGAGCGAACTATCGAA gTTCTCTCCGGGTCTGTTAACATTTGCCGCGGTGGTCACAGGATTTATTATGGTAATAGGATTATTCGGCAATCTACTGACCGTTGTCGCACTCATTAAGTGCCCCAAAGTAAGAAATGTTGCCGCCGCCTTTATTATAAG TCTTTGCATAGCGGACTTTTTATTTTGCGCGATGGTACTTCCGTTCGCCATATCCGGCTTCTGGACGCGGACGTGGTCGCACGGGGGCGCGCTGTGCAAGCTGGTGCCGTTCCTACGATACGGCAATGTCGGCGTATCACTGCTGAGCATCGCACTCATCACCTTGAACAG GTATATAATGATAGCTCACCACAGCTGGTACGCGCGAGTCTACAGAAAGCACAATATAGCATTGATGATAGTCTTCTCCTGGATGTTCTCCTACGGCATGCAGATACCCACGTTGTTAGGGATATGgg GTAAATTCGACTACGATCCAGAACTAGGAACATGTTCTATCATGCCGGACGATCTCGGCCACTCGTCCAAGACCGCACTATTCGTTATTGCTTTCATTGTACCCGCTTTGCTGATTTTCATCTGTTACGCCAGGATCTTCTGGGTTGTTCACAG TTCGGAGCAGAGAATGCGCGAACACCAACGCTCTCAGCACTCGGGGCCGGGCACTCTCAACAACACGGAGAAGCGATCAACAGTGAAGGACAACCGGGACAGCAAGGCGCGTCGCAACGAGTGGCGCATCACTAAGATGGTGCTTGCTATCTTCCTCTCCTTCCTCGTctgctacctgcccatcactATCGCTAAAGTCGCTGATAGTCACGTACATTATCCCA TATTCCACATCGCGGGCTACCTGTTGCTGTACGCGAGCGCGTGCGTCAACCCCATCATCTACGTGATAATGAACGCGCAGTACCGTGCGGCGTACGCGGCGGCGCTGTGCTGCCGGCTGCCGCTGCCTGGCCTCACCAGCGGTGCGTATCCCTCCTCGCCCGCATGCCGCCACCCGCACACCTCCGCCGTCGCCTCCTACGTGCGCACCTGA
- the LOC106713941 gene encoding G-protein coupled receptor moody isoform X1 translates to MDILNITDDATSSVRPSELSKFSPGLLTFAAVVTGFIMVIGLFGNLLTVVALIKCPKVRNVAAAFIISLCIADFLFCAMVLPFAISGFWTRTWSHGGALCKLVPFLRYGNVGVSLLSIALITLNRYIMIAHHSWYARVYRKHNIALMIVFSWMFSYGMQIPTLLGIWGKFDYDPELGTCSIMPDDLGHSSKTALFVIAFIVPALLIFICYARIFWVVHSSEQRMREHQRSQHSGPGTLNNTEKRSTVKDNRDSKARRNEWRITKMVLAIFLSFLVCYLPITIAKVADSHVHYPIFHIAGYLLLYASACVNPIIYVIMNAQYRAAYAAALCCRLPLPGLTSEKWNERHGYSYSNTRTALSQVSIGESRADPRASAMSTGQGPK, encoded by the exons atggacATTTTGAATATCACCGACGATGCGACCTCTAGTGTGCGACCGAGCGAACTATCGAA gTTCTCTCCGGGTCTGTTAACATTTGCCGCGGTGGTCACAGGATTTATTATGGTAATAGGATTATTCGGCAATCTACTGACCGTTGTCGCACTCATTAAGTGCCCCAAAGTAAGAAATGTTGCCGCCGCCTTTATTATAAG TCTTTGCATAGCGGACTTTTTATTTTGCGCGATGGTACTTCCGTTCGCCATATCCGGCTTCTGGACGCGGACGTGGTCGCACGGGGGCGCGCTGTGCAAGCTGGTGCCGTTCCTACGATACGGCAATGTCGGCGTATCACTGCTGAGCATCGCACTCATCACCTTGAACAG GTATATAATGATAGCTCACCACAGCTGGTACGCGCGAGTCTACAGAAAGCACAATATAGCATTGATGATAGTCTTCTCCTGGATGTTCTCCTACGGCATGCAGATACCCACGTTGTTAGGGATATGgg GTAAATTCGACTACGATCCAGAACTAGGAACATGTTCTATCATGCCGGACGATCTCGGCCACTCGTCCAAGACCGCACTATTCGTTATTGCTTTCATTGTACCCGCTTTGCTGATTTTCATCTGTTACGCCAGGATCTTCTGGGTTGTTCACAG TTCGGAGCAGAGAATGCGCGAACACCAACGCTCTCAGCACTCGGGGCCGGGCACTCTCAACAACACGGAGAAGCGATCAACAGTGAAGGACAACCGGGACAGCAAGGCGCGTCGCAACGAGTGGCGCATCACTAAGATGGTGCTTGCTATCTTCCTCTCCTTCCTCGTctgctacctgcccatcactATCGCTAAAGTCGCTGATAGTCACGTACATTATCCCA TATTCCACATCGCGGGCTACCTGTTGCTGTACGCGAGCGCGTGCGTCAACCCCATCATCTACGTGATAATGAACGCGCAGTACCGTGCGGCGTACGCGGCGGCGCTGTGCTGCCGGCTGCCGCTGCCTGGCCTCACCAGCG AGAAATGGAACGAGCGTCACGGGTACAGCTACAGCAATACACGAACGGCGCTCAGCCAAGTGTCGATAGGGGAGTCACGGGCGGACCCTCGAGCATCCGCGATGTCCACGGGCCAAGGGCCCAAGTAA
- the LOC106713956 gene encoding zinc finger CCCH domain-containing protein 14 isoform X1: MEVVGSEIGQKMRSAIKAKLTELGCYVDDELPDYVMVMVANKRTRAQMDEDLQLFLGDNTELFVNWLHQVLKKLQEVQVTTPLKVVETEKVKERSKSKERKPKEKKEKEKTKKSDGGKKAKKKEKEKTHKKKEDKKVHKEKKKSKRHELIRPNIPPLLMNMEKESEPSITDVFAGQILKNHGITLDHKQDVTQIDASVLKEKRPIVPIIDPASIPSQSEPTTEDAHKKASAREEQIKEVHDIEAKISGLKKKLADQLDTMSDDEDFLNIRTEAEELLNDFAEDVFQEISQTAPVATPPLTSRKSPTPQTPTPMIHTPKDPPKDLAKDLPINVPNEVTKDSSKDKPKEPVQILPQIELNLPKRPIRERLGVRGTTKESAENKEKDKNKATLPPSPERLTPERQPEAKPEQHAKKYSGSTPEQPRTSSISEEFPVEKTEQNKRPISKVSVLDNQRQPRVSCASVVRVRPRPRVSAPASNLLMKAVADAHKSLLNAPPKIEPEQRKLKRALVLPMRRCIETQKIVIQVPRDAQPDTNNDVVSTNMENDGEEKNKNKPSINITINRENEDVVTPVHITKVINNMDYVPDRTASRRDDTLIIETKNKQKSNTKKHRDIQFIVTMDGFQPNAFLAKKLMMEGLLDDDDELAKTVIPKPAKSVLITKENEDETKEKENNETVDKEAENKEENRMKQESPAANECASKLSESSEIIKNEPRDDEQKKTLDDTGDKSNNQKKRLSDASEESDTQVIIKKEPQQTGEKRKSVDVSSDDTSEKIVTPPVKKRKASPIVFNIEMKEKETERVRERTQSASSDGHVTITTSSSSHKFDSVPPLSVAERKLLWCRAFPLCRYGSACAFAHPRCKFAAGCTRRGCVYSHSPPTSPPAIASHVVPAANYKTISSGGAISICKYYPSCVNPACHFYHPKPCRYGKACTNKLECNFYHNDSPSAKWKYP, from the exons ATGGAAGTTGTCGGCAGTGAAATAGGGCAGAAAATGCGG tcTGCCATCAAGGCCAAACTTACAGAGTTGGGATGTTATGTTG ATGATGAGTTGCCGGACTATGTCATGGTAATGGTGGCTAATAAACGCACTCGTGCTCAAATGGATGAAGATCTTCAGCTGTTTCTAGGGGACAATACAGAGCTATTTGTAAACTGGTTACATCAGGTGCTAAAGAAATTGCAAGAAGTACAGGTGACTACCCCATTGA AAGTAGTAGAAACTGAGAAGGTTAAAGAAAGATCAAAATCTAAGGAAAGGAAACCAAAAGAAAAGAAGGAAAAGGAAAAAACCAAAAAGAGTGATGGAGGTAAGAAAGcgaaaaaaaaggaaaaggaAAAGACACACAAAAAGAAGGAAGATAAGAAAGTacataaagaaaagaaaaagagtAAGCGACATGAACTTATTCGGCCAAACATACCTCCATTGCTCATGAACATGGAAAAAGAATCGGAACCTTCAATAACAGATGTGTTTGCCGGACAAATTTTGAAAAACCACGGGATCACTTTAGATCATAAACAGGATGTAACACAAATTGATGCGAGTGTGCTCAAAGAAAAGAGACCAATTGTACCTATAATAGATCCAGCCTCAATACCATCACAGTCTGAACCAACAACAGAAGATGCTCACAAGAAGGCATCTGCTAGAGAGGAACAAATAAAAGAAGTACATGACATTGAAGCTAAAATAAGTGGCTTGAAAAAGAAACTTGCTGACCAGTTAGATACAATGTCTGATGATGAAGACTTCCTCAACATAAGGACTGAAGCAGAAGagcttttaaatgattttgctGAAGATGTTTTTCAG GAAATTTCACAAACAGCACCAGTAGCTACTCCACCACTCACTTCTCGAAAGTCTCCGACTCCTCAAACTCCTACACCAATGATTCATACTCCAAAAGACCCTCCCAAAGACCTCGCAAAGGACTTACCCATAAATGTACCCAATGAAGTTACAAAAGATTCGTCTAAAGATAAACCTAAAGAACCTGTACAAATCCTTCCCCAAATTGAACTTAACCTTCCCAAAAGACCAATAAGAGAGAGACTTGGAGTTCGCGGGACTACTAAGGAGTCAGCGGAAAACAAAGAAAAGGACAAAAATAAGGCAACATTGCCTCCAAGTCCTGAAAG ATTAACACCAGAGAGACAGCCTGAAGCAAAACCTGAACAGCATGCAAAGAAGTATTCAGGCAGTACACCTGAGCAACCTCGCACAAGTTCTATTTCAGAGGAATTTCCAGTAGAAAAAACTGAACAGAATAAAAGACCGATTTCAAA AGTATCTGTGCTGGACAACCAGCGTCAGCCTCGTGTGAGTTGTGCGAGCGTGGTGCGAGTGCGGCCCCGACCTCGTGTCTCCGCGCCCGCCTCCAACTTGCTCATGAAAGCTGTGGCAGATGCACACAAGAGCTTGCTTAAC GCACCACCGAAAATAGAACCAGAACAGCGTAAATTAAAGCGCGCATTAGTACTCCCAATGCGACGTTGCATTGAAACACAGAAGATTGTCATCCAAGTACCCAGAGATGCCCAGCCTGATACCAACAACGATGTAGTCAGTACTAATATGGAAAACGATGGAgaggaaaaaaacaaaaacaa gcCATCAATTAACATCACAATTAATAGAGAAAATGAAGATGTTGTAACACCGGTTCATATaactaaagttattaataacatgGACTATGTACCAGATAGGACGGCCAGTAGGAGAGATGATACACTCATAATTGAAACAAA gaatAAACAGAAGTCGAATACAAAAAAGCATAGAGATATCCAATTTATTGTTACAATGGACGGTTTCCAACCTAACGCATTCCTTGCAAAGAAGCTCATGATGGAAGGACTAttggatgatgatgatgaacttGCTAAAACTGTAATTCCTAAACCAGCAAAAAGTGTACTTATAACAAAGGAAAATGAAGATGAAaccaaagaaaaagaaaataatgaaacagTTGACAAAGAAGCAGAAAACAAAGAAGAGAACAGAATGAAACAAGAATCACCAGCAGCAAATGAATGTGCAAGTAAACTAAGTGAATCGagtgaaattattaagaatGAACCGAGAGATGatgaacaaaagaaaacattagaTGATACAGgtgataaaagtaataatcaaAAGAAAAGATTAAGTGATGCCAGTGAAGAAAGTGATACACaagtgataataaaaaaagaacctCAACAAACAGGTGAAAAAAGAAAGAGTGTAGATGTAAGTAGTGATGATACTTctgaaaaaattgttacaccaccagttaaaaaaagaaaagcatcgcctattgtatttaatatagaaatgaaagaaaaagaaacagaACGGGTTAGAGAGAGGACGCAGAGTGCAAGCAGTGATGGTCATGTTACCATCACCACATCATCTAGTTCACATAAGTTTGATTCTGTACCACcct TGAGCGTTGCGGAACGTAAGCTGTTGTGGTGCCGCGCGTTCCCACTGTGTCGGTATGGGTCTGCGTGCGCATTCGCACACCCGCGCTGTAAGTTCGCTGCTGGCTGCACGCGTCGCGGCTGTGTCTACTCACACTCCCCGCCCACCTCGCCTCCCGCAATCG catCTCATGTAGTGCCCGCGGCGaactataaaacaatatcatcTGGCGGAGCGATCAGTATTTGCAAGTACTACCCGAGTTGTGTGAATCCTGCCTGCCACTTTTACCACCCGAAGCCGTGTAGATACGGCAAGGCGTGTACCAACAAGCTAGAATGCAACTTCTACCATAATGACTCGCCCTCCGCTAAGTGGAAATAtccataa
- the LOC106713956 gene encoding zinc finger CCCH domain-containing protein 14 isoform X2: MEVVGSEIGQKMRSAIKAKLTELGCYVDDELPDYVMVMVANKRTRAQMDEDLQLFLGDNTELFVNWLHQVLKKLQEVQVTTPLKVVETEKVKERSKSKERKPKEKKEKEKTKKSDGGKKAKKKEKEKTHKKKEDKKVHKEKKKSKRHELIRPNIPPLLMNMEKESEPSITDVFAGQILKNHGITLDHKQDVTQIDASVLKEKRPIVPIIDPASIPSQSEPTTEDAHKKASAREEQIKEVHDIEAKISGLKKKLADQLDTMSDDEDFLNIRTEAEELLNDFAEDVFQEISQTAPVATPPLTSRKSPTPQTPTPMIHTPKDPPKDLAKDLPINVPNEVTKDSSKDKPKEPVQILPQIELNLPKRPIRERLGVRGTTKESAENKEKDKNKATLPPSPERLTPERQPEAKPEQHAKKYSGSTPEQPRTSSISEEFPVEKTEQNKRPISKVSVLDNQRQPRVSCASVVRVRPRPRVSAPASNLLMKAVADAHKSLLNAPPKIEPEQRKLKRALVLPMRRCIETQKIVIQVPRDAQPDTNNDVVSTNMENDGEEKNKNKNKQKSNTKKHRDIQFIVTMDGFQPNAFLAKKLMMEGLLDDDDELAKTVIPKPAKSVLITKENEDETKEKENNETVDKEAENKEENRMKQESPAANECASKLSESSEIIKNEPRDDEQKKTLDDTGDKSNNQKKRLSDASEESDTQVIIKKEPQQTGEKRKSVDVSSDDTSEKIVTPPVKKRKASPIVFNIEMKEKETERVRERTQSASSDGHVTITTSSSSHKFDSVPPLSVAERKLLWCRAFPLCRYGSACAFAHPRCKFAAGCTRRGCVYSHSPPTSPPAIASHVVPAANYKTISSGGAISICKYYPSCVNPACHFYHPKPCRYGKACTNKLECNFYHNDSPSAKWKYP; the protein is encoded by the exons ATGGAAGTTGTCGGCAGTGAAATAGGGCAGAAAATGCGG tcTGCCATCAAGGCCAAACTTACAGAGTTGGGATGTTATGTTG ATGATGAGTTGCCGGACTATGTCATGGTAATGGTGGCTAATAAACGCACTCGTGCTCAAATGGATGAAGATCTTCAGCTGTTTCTAGGGGACAATACAGAGCTATTTGTAAACTGGTTACATCAGGTGCTAAAGAAATTGCAAGAAGTACAGGTGACTACCCCATTGA AAGTAGTAGAAACTGAGAAGGTTAAAGAAAGATCAAAATCTAAGGAAAGGAAACCAAAAGAAAAGAAGGAAAAGGAAAAAACCAAAAAGAGTGATGGAGGTAAGAAAGcgaaaaaaaaggaaaaggaAAAGACACACAAAAAGAAGGAAGATAAGAAAGTacataaagaaaagaaaaagagtAAGCGACATGAACTTATTCGGCCAAACATACCTCCATTGCTCATGAACATGGAAAAAGAATCGGAACCTTCAATAACAGATGTGTTTGCCGGACAAATTTTGAAAAACCACGGGATCACTTTAGATCATAAACAGGATGTAACACAAATTGATGCGAGTGTGCTCAAAGAAAAGAGACCAATTGTACCTATAATAGATCCAGCCTCAATACCATCACAGTCTGAACCAACAACAGAAGATGCTCACAAGAAGGCATCTGCTAGAGAGGAACAAATAAAAGAAGTACATGACATTGAAGCTAAAATAAGTGGCTTGAAAAAGAAACTTGCTGACCAGTTAGATACAATGTCTGATGATGAAGACTTCCTCAACATAAGGACTGAAGCAGAAGagcttttaaatgattttgctGAAGATGTTTTTCAG GAAATTTCACAAACAGCACCAGTAGCTACTCCACCACTCACTTCTCGAAAGTCTCCGACTCCTCAAACTCCTACACCAATGATTCATACTCCAAAAGACCCTCCCAAAGACCTCGCAAAGGACTTACCCATAAATGTACCCAATGAAGTTACAAAAGATTCGTCTAAAGATAAACCTAAAGAACCTGTACAAATCCTTCCCCAAATTGAACTTAACCTTCCCAAAAGACCAATAAGAGAGAGACTTGGAGTTCGCGGGACTACTAAGGAGTCAGCGGAAAACAAAGAAAAGGACAAAAATAAGGCAACATTGCCTCCAAGTCCTGAAAG ATTAACACCAGAGAGACAGCCTGAAGCAAAACCTGAACAGCATGCAAAGAAGTATTCAGGCAGTACACCTGAGCAACCTCGCACAAGTTCTATTTCAGAGGAATTTCCAGTAGAAAAAACTGAACAGAATAAAAGACCGATTTCAAA AGTATCTGTGCTGGACAACCAGCGTCAGCCTCGTGTGAGTTGTGCGAGCGTGGTGCGAGTGCGGCCCCGACCTCGTGTCTCCGCGCCCGCCTCCAACTTGCTCATGAAAGCTGTGGCAGATGCACACAAGAGCTTGCTTAAC GCACCACCGAAAATAGAACCAGAACAGCGTAAATTAAAGCGCGCATTAGTACTCCCAATGCGACGTTGCATTGAAACACAGAAGATTGTCATCCAAGTACCCAGAGATGCCCAGCCTGATACCAACAACGATGTAGTCAGTACTAATATGGAAAACGATGGAgaggaaaaaaacaaaaacaa gaatAAACAGAAGTCGAATACAAAAAAGCATAGAGATATCCAATTTATTGTTACAATGGACGGTTTCCAACCTAACGCATTCCTTGCAAAGAAGCTCATGATGGAAGGACTAttggatgatgatgatgaacttGCTAAAACTGTAATTCCTAAACCAGCAAAAAGTGTACTTATAACAAAGGAAAATGAAGATGAAaccaaagaaaaagaaaataatgaaacagTTGACAAAGAAGCAGAAAACAAAGAAGAGAACAGAATGAAACAAGAATCACCAGCAGCAAATGAATGTGCAAGTAAACTAAGTGAATCGagtgaaattattaagaatGAACCGAGAGATGatgaacaaaagaaaacattagaTGATACAGgtgataaaagtaataatcaaAAGAAAAGATTAAGTGATGCCAGTGAAGAAAGTGATACACaagtgataataaaaaaagaacctCAACAAACAGGTGAAAAAAGAAAGAGTGTAGATGTAAGTAGTGATGATACTTctgaaaaaattgttacaccaccagttaaaaaaagaaaagcatcgcctattgtatttaatatagaaatgaaagaaaaagaaacagaACGGGTTAGAGAGAGGACGCAGAGTGCAAGCAGTGATGGTCATGTTACCATCACCACATCATCTAGTTCACATAAGTTTGATTCTGTACCACcct TGAGCGTTGCGGAACGTAAGCTGTTGTGGTGCCGCGCGTTCCCACTGTGTCGGTATGGGTCTGCGTGCGCATTCGCACACCCGCGCTGTAAGTTCGCTGCTGGCTGCACGCGTCGCGGCTGTGTCTACTCACACTCCCCGCCCACCTCGCCTCCCGCAATCG catCTCATGTAGTGCCCGCGGCGaactataaaacaatatcatcTGGCGGAGCGATCAGTATTTGCAAGTACTACCCGAGTTGTGTGAATCCTGCCTGCCACTTTTACCACCCGAAGCCGTGTAGATACGGCAAGGCGTGTACCAACAAGCTAGAATGCAACTTCTACCATAATGACTCGCCCTCCGCTAAGTGGAAATAtccataa